The following proteins are encoded in a genomic region of Chryseobacterium shigense:
- a CDS encoding glycosyltransferase family 2 protein: protein MKLSVCYIVFNGERIIEKSIRSIHEIADEIIVVDSFSTDKTEEICTGFPKVKFIRKKFYGFGCQKNYTLSEASGEWILFLDSDEVPDAEAVNAIKEILQNPSPPYNVYEIHFNNILLKKTIKYGGWGNVWRERFFKKGHGKYTDDLVHECFITQDKKGKLPGNIDHYTYKSIAHHIEKINNYTQLMAEKKISNGKTVSIFKIIFSPFFDFMKTYFFKLGFLDGMAGFYISVTGAFYTFLKYIKINEILKFK from the coding sequence ATGAAGTTATCAGTCTGTTATATTGTTTTTAATGGAGAAAGGATCATTGAGAAAAGCATCAGGAGTATCCATGAGATAGCTGATGAAATTATTGTCGTTGATTCCTTTTCCACAGACAAAACCGAAGAAATTTGTACCGGGTTTCCGAAGGTAAAATTTATCCGAAAAAAATTCTACGGCTTCGGCTGTCAGAAGAACTATACCCTGTCCGAAGCTTCAGGAGAATGGATATTGTTTTTAGATTCCGATGAAGTTCCGGATGCAGAGGCCGTAAATGCCATTAAAGAAATCCTACAAAATCCCAGTCCCCCTTATAATGTTTATGAAATCCACTTCAACAATATTTTGCTGAAGAAAACCATTAAATATGGTGGCTGGGGCAACGTATGGAGAGAAAGATTCTTTAAAAAAGGGCATGGGAAATACACTGATGATCTGGTGCATGAGTGTTTTATAACACAGGATAAAAAAGGGAAACTGCCGGGAAATATTGATCATTATACCTACAAAAGCATTGCCCATCACATTGAAAAAATCAATAATTATACACAGTTGATGGCAGAAAAAAAGATCTCTAACGGAAAAACAGTATCCATTTTCAAGATTATTTTCTCCCCTTTCTTCGATTTTATGAAAACTTATTTCTTCAAGCTAGGTTTTCTGGATGGTATGGCCGGATTTTATATATCTGTTACCGGAGCATTTTACACATTCCTGAAATACATAAAGATCAACGAAATTCTTAAGTTCAAATAA
- a CDS encoding YdcF family protein encodes MLKNIFKYIFIAGMVWFVIHSIYITADGLINTQQNADLAVVLGNKVNEDGTLSPRLKARLDETIKLYRKKQVKEILVSGGLGKEGYWEGSEMKKYLIENKIPSDKIITDNHGDTTEKTVINSVRIADSLKYKSIISVSQYYHQTRIKKLFRKHHFNNITSSSPEYFEIRDLYSIFREFFAYYL; translated from the coding sequence ATGTTGAAAAATATTTTTAAATACATTTTTATTGCAGGAATGGTATGGTTTGTCATCCATTCAATTTATATAACGGCAGATGGGTTAATCAATACTCAACAAAATGCTGATTTGGCAGTTGTGCTTGGCAATAAAGTTAATGAAGACGGAACCCTGTCTCCCAGATTGAAAGCCAGATTAGATGAGACAATCAAACTCTATAGAAAAAAACAGGTAAAAGAAATATTGGTAAGCGGCGGCCTGGGTAAAGAAGGATATTGGGAAGGAAGTGAGATGAAGAAATACCTGATTGAAAATAAAATTCCTTCTGACAAAATTATTACAGACAATCATGGTGATACTACTGAAAAAACTGTTATTAATTCAGTAAGAATTGCAGACAGCTTAAAGTATAAAAGTATCATTTCAGTCTCTCAATACTATCATCAGACCCGTATTAAAAAATTGTTCAGAAAGCATCACTTTAACAATATAACCAGCTCCAGCCCTGAGTACTTTGAAATTAGGGATCTGTATTCAATTTTCAGAGAATTTTTTGCCTATTATTTATAA
- the tssD gene encoding type VI secretion system tube protein TssD, translating to MAERNSRGILKFNGGEGQKLLKLNYSVSRTTDVSGRVASDPSNALIKITVEATEKSDILESLLNGKYKPTTGEVTFNKSHEEGTLTTLKWENGYVIQHEVDFDAVDENSMYISFIVSAELIDLGTSSYRAEWPTS from the coding sequence ATGGCAGAAAGAAATTCAAGAGGAATTCTAAAATTCAACGGCGGTGAAGGACAGAAGTTATTAAAGCTTAACTACAGTGTATCCCGTACTACAGATGTATCAGGAAGAGTAGCATCAGATCCTTCCAATGCATTGATCAAAATCACAGTAGAGGCAACTGAAAAATCAGACATTCTGGAAAGTCTTCTTAACGGAAAATACAAACCTACAACCGGAGAGGTTACCTTCAACAAGTCTCACGAAGAAGGAACACTTACTACTTTGAAATGGGAAAACGGATACGTAATTCAGCACGAAGTAGACTTTGATGCAGTAGATGAAAACAGCATGTACATCAGCTTCATTGTAAGCGCTGAGCTTATCGATCTGGGTACTTCTTCTTATAGAGCGGAATGGCCTACATCTTAA
- the accC gene encoding acetyl-CoA carboxylase biotin carboxylase subunit, whose translation MFKKILIANRGEIAMRILRTCKEMGIKTVAVYSTADKDSLHVRFADEAVCIGPAMSKDSYLKIPNIIAAAEITNADAIHPGYGFLSENANFSGICQKNNIKFIGASPEQIEKMGDKANAKATMKAAGVPCVPGSDGLIESYEHAVKVAEETGYPVMIKATAGGGGKGMRAVWKAEDLKDHWESAIQEAVAAFGNGGMYMEKLIEEPRHIEIQVAGDQYGKACHLSERDCSVQRRNQKLTEETPSPFMTDELREKMGEAAVKAAEFIGYEGVGTIEFLVDKHRNFYFMEMNTRIQVEHPITEQVIDYDLIREQILLAAGTPISGINYYPKLHSIECRINAEDPYADFRPSPGKITGLNIPGGHGIRVDTHVYSGYTIPSNYDSMIAKLITTAQTRDEAIAKMRRALEEFYIEGVKTTIPFHRQLMDNEDYLAGNYTTKFMEDFVMDRKYDNH comes from the coding sequence ATGTTCAAAAAAATATTAATAGCCAATCGTGGCGAAATTGCAATGCGTATCTTACGTACCTGCAAAGAAATGGGTATCAAAACCGTTGCAGTATACTCTACTGCGGACAAAGACAGTCTTCACGTAAGATTTGCTGATGAAGCGGTTTGTATAGGCCCTGCGATGAGCAAAGACTCATATCTTAAAATTCCTAATATTATTGCAGCAGCAGAAATTACCAATGCTGATGCTATTCATCCGGGTTACGGATTCCTTTCTGAAAATGCTAATTTCTCAGGAATCTGCCAGAAAAACAACATCAAATTTATTGGTGCTTCTCCCGAGCAGATTGAAAAAATGGGTGATAAAGCCAATGCCAAAGCAACGATGAAAGCTGCAGGAGTACCATGTGTACCAGGTTCTGACGGTCTGATCGAATCTTATGAGCATGCTGTAAAAGTAGCAGAAGAAACAGGATATCCTGTTATGATCAAAGCTACTGCAGGTGGTGGTGGAAAAGGGATGAGAGCTGTATGGAAAGCTGAAGACCTTAAAGATCACTGGGAATCTGCAATTCAGGAAGCTGTAGCCGCCTTCGGAAACGGAGGAATGTACATGGAAAAATTGATTGAAGAGCCAAGACATATCGAAATTCAGGTTGCTGGCGACCAGTACGGAAAAGCATGTCACCTTTCTGAAAGAGACTGTTCTGTACAGAGAAGAAACCAAAAACTGACTGAAGAAACTCCTTCTCCGTTCATGACTGATGAACTTCGTGAGAAAATGGGTGAAGCGGCTGTAAAAGCGGCTGAATTTATTGGATATGAAGGGGTAGGAACTATTGAATTCCTTGTAGACAAGCACAGAAATTTCTATTTCATGGAAATGAACACAAGAATCCAGGTAGAGCATCCTATTACTGAGCAGGTAATTGATTATGACCTGATCAGAGAACAGATTCTTCTTGCTGCGGGAACTCCTATTTCAGGAATCAATTACTACCCGAAATTACACTCAATTGAGTGCAGAATCAATGCTGAAGATCCTTATGCAGACTTCAGACCGTCTCCGGGAAAAATCACAGGATTAAATATCCCAGGCGGACACGGAATCAGAGTGGATACTCACGTATATTCCGGATACACCATTCCTTCCAACTATGATTCAATGATCGCAAAACTTATCACTACGGCTCAAACCCGTGATGAGGCTATTGCCAAAATGAGACGTGCTTTGGAAGAATTCTATATTGAAGGAGTAAAAACAACGATTCCTTTCCACAGACAACTGATGGATAATGAAGATTATCTGGCAGGAAACTACACAACAAAATTCATGGAGGATTTTGTAATGGACAGAAAATATGATAATCACTAA
- a CDS encoding polysaccharide deacetylase family protein: MLKFVKRMLGLSKTESIRILMYHKILPEKEITSRDLLTVSAENLEEHLRYIKNNYNTIFFNDLKPGCQLKHKLILTFDDGYLNNLQYLVPLLEKYKLQATIFIPTELIQKCEAYNTPHP; the protein is encoded by the coding sequence ATGCTCAAATTTGTTAAAAGGATGCTTGGCCTTTCAAAAACAGAAAGCATCCGTATTCTCATGTATCACAAAATTCTGCCGGAGAAAGAAATCACCAGTAGGGATTTGCTCACCGTATCCGCAGAAAACCTGGAAGAACACCTCAGGTATATTAAAAATAATTATAATACTATATTTTTCAATGACCTGAAGCCCGGCTGTCAGTTGAAACATAAACTCATTCTTACGTTTGATGACGGTTACCTCAACAATCTTCAGTATTTGGTTCCTTTGCTTGAAAAATATAAGCTGCAGGCCACCATCTTCATTCCAACGGAGCTTATCCAGAAATGTGAGGCTTATAATACTCCCCATCCTTAG
- the rocD gene encoding ornithine--oxo-acid transaminase, translating to MSTAATAKNSQYFIDLEDKHGAHNYHPLPVVLDRGEGVFVWDVEGKKYYDFLSAYSAVNQGHSHPKIVAALVEQAQKLALTSRAFYNSKLGEYEQKITSLFGFDKVLPMNSGAEAVETAVKLARKWSYEVKGISENAAKIIVCENNFHGRTTTIVSFSNDPDANQNYGPFTPGFIKIPYNDITALEEVLNREAANIAAFLVEPIQGEAGVYVPDEGFLKNASELCKKHNVLFIADEVQTGIARTGQLIACHHENVQPDILILGKALSGGMYPVSAVLANNHIMNVIKPGQHGSTFGGNPIACAVAVAALDVVADEKLSERAEHLGQLFRAEIEKIIEKNNLITKVRGKGLLNAILINDTPDSSTAWNLCLQLKENGLLAKPTHGNIIRLAPPLVITEEQLLDCVKIIEKTITEFH from the coding sequence ATGTCAACAGCAGCAACAGCAAAAAACTCACAGTATTTTATTGACCTTGAAGACAAACATGGAGCACACAACTATCACCCTCTTCCGGTAGTTCTTGACCGCGGAGAAGGCGTTTTTGTATGGGATGTTGAAGGCAAAAAATATTATGATTTCCTTTCCGCTTATTCTGCTGTAAACCAGGGGCACTCCCATCCTAAAATTGTAGCGGCACTGGTAGAGCAGGCCCAAAAGCTTGCCCTTACATCAAGAGCATTTTACAACTCAAAACTGGGCGAATACGAACAGAAAATCACTTCCCTTTTCGGATTCGATAAGGTTCTTCCTATGAATTCCGGAGCTGAAGCTGTAGAAACTGCCGTAAAACTGGCCAGAAAATGGAGCTATGAAGTAAAAGGAATTTCTGAAAATGCAGCTAAAATTATCGTTTGTGAAAATAATTTCCACGGAAGAACAACTACTATAGTTTCTTTCTCAAATGATCCCGATGCAAACCAGAACTATGGCCCTTTTACACCCGGATTTATAAAAATTCCATACAATGATATTACAGCACTGGAAGAAGTGCTCAACAGAGAAGCCGCAAATATTGCAGCTTTTCTGGTGGAACCTATTCAGGGAGAGGCCGGAGTGTATGTTCCGGATGAAGGCTTCCTGAAAAATGCTTCTGAACTATGTAAAAAACATAACGTATTGTTCATTGCAGATGAAGTTCAGACCGGCATCGCAAGAACAGGGCAGCTCATCGCATGTCACCACGAAAATGTGCAGCCGGACATCCTGATCCTAGGGAAAGCCCTTTCAGGAGGTATGTATCCTGTATCTGCGGTATTAGCCAATAATCATATTATGAATGTGATTAAGCCGGGGCAGCATGGTTCCACATTCGGAGGAAATCCTATTGCCTGCGCAGTGGCAGTAGCCGCTTTAGATGTGGTTGCCGATGAAAAATTGTCTGAAAGAGCAGAACATCTGGGTCAGCTTTTCAGAGCTGAAATTGAAAAAATTATTGAAAAAAATAATCTGATTACCAAAGTAAGAGGAAAAGGTCTTTTAAATGCTATTTTAATTAATGACACACCAGACAGCTCTACAGCATGGAATTTATGTCTGCAGTTAAAAGAAAACGGTCTGCTGGCAAAACCTACCCACGGAAATATCATTAGATTGGCACCACCTTTGGTTATTACAGAAGAGCAGCTTTTAGACTGCGTAAAAATCATTGAAAAAACTATCACAGAATTTCATTAA